Proteins from a genomic interval of Streptomyces sp. NBC_00820:
- a CDS encoding sensor histidine kinase: MTEDPRTGEPGPTHQVRMGQPPRTRRELLVKVLWIGVWLVFLSSPIDDLTSGRHTTGGTVAGALGLTAFVVVYLSLVFRNMGRAFSGRLVIVPLVLLGVLAPVLAYTLGSPWLGLFVYLSVACGATLPARAAGWAIPATGAVMYFVGLHSSEQEARGLLALVVLIGFAMVGVGQLIRTTIELRKARATVAQLAANEERLRLARDLHDLLGHSLSLITLKSELAGRMLPDHPEKAAQQVADIEQVSRQALVDVREAVTGYRRPRLADELAGTQVALTAAGVAAEVPAEPDLTGTPEEAEAALAWALREAVTNVVRHSGADRCTVELLRRQTLDGPVLELAVEDNGSGGSGTGPGNGLTGLTERLEKAGGSLEAGRAKHGFRLVARVPVTPSADIGSGA; encoded by the coding sequence ATGACGGAAGACCCGCGGACCGGCGAGCCGGGGCCGACGCACCAGGTGCGAATGGGCCAGCCGCCCCGCACCCGGCGCGAGCTGCTGGTCAAGGTGCTGTGGATCGGCGTCTGGCTGGTGTTCCTCAGCTCGCCGATCGACGACCTGACCAGCGGCCGCCACACCACGGGCGGCACCGTCGCCGGGGCGCTCGGGCTGACCGCCTTCGTGGTGGTCTACCTGTCCCTGGTCTTCCGGAACATGGGCCGGGCGTTCTCGGGCCGGCTCGTCATCGTCCCGCTGGTGCTGCTCGGCGTCCTCGCCCCGGTGCTGGCCTACACCCTCGGCAGCCCCTGGCTCGGCCTCTTCGTCTACCTCTCGGTGGCCTGCGGGGCGACCCTGCCCGCGCGCGCCGCCGGGTGGGCGATCCCGGCCACGGGCGCCGTGATGTATTTCGTCGGCCTCCACTCCAGCGAGCAGGAGGCCCGCGGTCTGCTGGCCCTGGTGGTGCTCATCGGGTTCGCCATGGTCGGCGTCGGCCAGCTCATCCGCACCACCATCGAGCTGCGCAAGGCCCGGGCCACCGTCGCCCAGCTCGCCGCCAACGAGGAACGCCTGCGGCTCGCCCGCGACCTGCACGACCTGCTCGGCCACTCGCTCTCCCTGATCACGCTCAAGAGCGAGCTCGCCGGCCGGATGCTGCCGGACCACCCCGAGAAGGCGGCCCAGCAGGTCGCCGACATCGAACAGGTCAGCCGTCAGGCCCTGGTCGACGTCCGCGAGGCCGTCACCGGCTACCGCCGCCCCCGCCTCGCCGACGAACTCGCCGGCACCCAGGTCGCGCTCACCGCGGCCGGGGTCGCGGCCGAGGTACCCGCCGAACCGGACCTCACCGGCACCCCCGAGGAGGCCGAGGCCGCGCTCGCCTGGGCGCTGCGCGAGGCGGTCACCAACGTGGTCCGGCACAGCGGCGCCGACCGGTGCACGGTGGAGCTGCTGCGCCGCCAGACGCTCGACGGCCCGGTCCTCGAACTCGCCGTCGAGGACAACGGTTCCGGCGGCTCCGGGACCGGCCCGGGCAACGGCCTGACCGGTCTGACCGAGCGCCTGGAGAAGGCCGGCGGCAGCCTGGAGGCGGGCCGGGCGAAGCATGGGTTCCGGCTGGTCGCCCGGGTCCCCGTCACCCCGTCGGCGGACATAGGATCCGGGGCATGA
- a CDS encoding ABC transporter permease, producing MNSLIKLELTRALRNRKFLFFSVIYPSALFLLIAGNADSKTKIDGSGLTLPTYMMVSMASFGALTAVLMGNSERIAKERESGWVRQLRLTTLPGRGYVLAKTASAAVVSLPSIVIVFVVAAVVKDVRLDAWQWLALTGAIWAGSLVFAALGVAIGYLASGDAVRPITMITYFGLSMLGGLWMPTTTFPDWLQDIAKWLPTHAYAAMGRAIEQSQAPQAQDIAILAVFFVLFAGGAAWLYRKDTLKA from the coding sequence ATGAACTCCCTGATCAAACTGGAACTGACCCGCGCCCTGCGCAACCGCAAGTTCCTGTTCTTCTCGGTGATCTACCCCTCGGCCCTGTTCCTGCTCATCGCGGGCAACGCCGACTCCAAGACGAAGATCGACGGCAGCGGTCTCACCCTGCCGACGTACATGATGGTCTCCATGGCCTCCTTCGGCGCCCTGACCGCCGTGCTCATGGGCAACAGCGAGCGCATCGCCAAGGAACGCGAGAGCGGCTGGGTACGGCAGCTGCGGCTGACCACCCTGCCGGGGCGCGGCTACGTGCTCGCCAAGACCGCGAGCGCCGCGGTGGTGAGCCTGCCGTCCATCGTCATCGTCTTCGTCGTCGCCGCCGTCGTGAAGGACGTCCGCCTGGACGCCTGGCAGTGGCTCGCCCTCACCGGCGCCATCTGGGCCGGCAGCCTGGTCTTCGCCGCGCTCGGCGTCGCCATCGGCTACCTCGCGAGCGGGGACGCGGTCCGCCCGATCACGATGATCACCTACTTCGGCCTGTCCATGCTCGGCGGCCTGTGGATGCCCACCACGACCTTCCCGGACTGGCTCCAGGACATCGCCAAGTGGCTGCCGACGCACGCGTACGCTGCCATGGGGCGGGCGATCGAGCAGAGCCAGGCCCCGCAGGCCCAGGACATCGCCATCCTCGCCGTCTTCTTCGTCCTCTTCGCGGGCGGCGCGGCCTGGCTGTACCGGAAGGACACGCTGAAGGCGTGA
- a CDS encoding response regulator transcription factor, whose amino-acid sequence MTSPIKVLLAEDQSMVREALAALLGLEDDIEVVAQVARGDEVVAAVGEHGVDVALLDIEMPGCTGIEAAARVHREHPGVKLVILTTFGRPGYLRSAMEAGADAFLVKDAPAAQLAAAVRKVLSGERVIDPTLAAAALAEGANPLTDREREVLRAAADGSTNAELARALHLSQGTVRNYLSTAIQKLAVRNRAEAVRIAREKGWL is encoded by the coding sequence ATGACGAGCCCGATCAAGGTCCTCCTCGCCGAGGACCAGTCCATGGTCCGCGAGGCACTGGCCGCCCTGCTCGGCCTGGAGGACGACATCGAGGTCGTCGCCCAGGTCGCGCGCGGCGACGAGGTGGTGGCGGCCGTCGGCGAGCACGGTGTGGACGTGGCGCTGCTCGACATCGAGATGCCCGGCTGCACCGGCATCGAGGCGGCGGCCCGGGTGCACCGCGAGCACCCCGGCGTGAAGCTCGTCATCCTCACCACCTTCGGCCGCCCCGGCTATCTGCGCAGTGCCATGGAGGCGGGCGCCGACGCCTTCCTCGTCAAGGACGCCCCGGCCGCCCAGCTCGCCGCCGCGGTCCGCAAGGTGCTCTCCGGCGAGCGCGTCATCGATCCCACCCTGGCCGCGGCGGCCCTGGCCGAGGGCGCCAACCCGCTCACCGACCGCGAACGCGAGGTGCTCCGCGCGGCGGCCGACGGCTCTACCAACGCGGAGCTGGCCCGCGCCCTGCACCTCTCCCAGGGCACGGTCCGCAACTACCTCTCCACCGCCATCCAGAAACTGGCCGTACGCAACCGCGCGGAGGCCGTGCGCATCGCCCGGGAAAAGGGCTGGCTGTGA